The Populus trichocarpa isolate Nisqually-1 chromosome 11, P.trichocarpa_v4.1, whole genome shotgun sequence genome has a segment encoding these proteins:
- the LOC7462349 gene encoding uncharacterized protein LOC7462349: protein MLRSLFKIRYGSKFETTNVELLPGNLVDSKMKENLSVNSVPEDVKLWLINGISYEYNIHLGFQDFGHSFRPQWQEKAEVLDLDIQDICSDSDESSIPASKPRTPTTTKSLYNDMDRSSTDSLGRSHIKTKKNEVLIRNLEASATSTSSYGNLPIHQTSFIYLDDMEVKSLSQGHSSSKKAPRSVVDSWNSSTSPSSVSNVTKRPAKPRLGTKPVPPPLSNDHYRISVKGRSSLDSSIDDWKAQSGSSSSSSHVHPKLPNYEDVIAKFTDIKAEYRHRKSFYY from the exons ATGCTGCGAAGCCTGTTTAAGATTCGTTATGGAAGCAAATTTGAGACTACCAATGTTGAATTATTGCCTGGAAATCTTGTGGATTCTAAGATGAAAGAGAACTTATCTGTGAATTCAGTGCCAGAGGATGTAAAGCTATGGCTAATAAACGGAATCTCTTATGAGTACAATATTCATCTGGGATTTCAGGACTTTGGGCATAGTTTCAGACCACAATGGCAGGAG AAAGCTGAAGTTTTGGATTTGGACATCCAAGATATTTGCAGTGACAGCGATGAGAGTTCCATACCGGCTTCAAAACCCAGgacaccaacaacaacaaagtcACTTTATAATGATATGGACAGAAGCAGTACTGATAGTCTGGGTAGAAGTCATATCAAGactaagaaaaatgaagttttaatcAGAAATCTTGAAGCATCAGCAACTAGCACTTCATCTTATGGTAACCTCCCGATTCATCAGACATCTTTTATCTATCTTGATGATATGGAAGTGAAGTCTTTGAGTCAAGGTCACAGCAGCAGTAAGAAAGCTCCTAGAAGTGTGGTCGACTCCTGGAATAGCAGTACAAGCCCTAGTAGTGTCAGTAACGTGACAAAAAGGCCAGCCAAGCCAAGGTTGGGTACGAAACCTGTACCTCCTCCCTTGAGCAATGATCATTACCGAATTTCAGTCAAAGGTCGAAGTTCTTTAGATAGTTCAATCGATGATTGGAAAGCGCAAAGTGGAAGCTCATCTAGCTCAAGCCATGTCCACCCAAAGCTCCCAAACTATGAAGATGTAATAGCTAAATTTACAGATATCAAGGCAGAATATAGGCACCGCAAAagcttttattattga
- the LOC7460838 gene encoding COP1-interacting protein 7 encodes MDSRTLLDHALFQLTPTRTRCDLVIYAGGVNEKLASGLLEPFLQHLKTAKDQISKGGYSISLRPLSPNAFWFTKATLQRFVWFVSSPEVLERFVTIETELEQIECSVQSNELFNADAEGAAGNYQKSSASSKSREDHSGGSNGVQEENSKVRLQRALESRKAVLRKEQAMAYARALVTGFEPDCINDLIFFADAFGASRLREACINFMELCKKKNQDRLWMDELAAMQASQLELPYLKTSGIVLAGEENYPGQIGGLSGGKHSGSIDASDSATSLGSLDLNQDSGLPTSAQMQSTDGKAHMPMPWPNHHPQFKHNFQGPVFQQMSPYQGYLFPGMQVGSPYFPGNMQWPPNVDDSSYGQDWEPDNREKHKSSSRNKKSSRQKELQASNQDESTEPSDSSSETESDENLRSGKKQASVDKMHRKRHGKKSSRKVVIRNINYITSTKDGEKGSMSGSTSDEGGFIDGEALKQQVQEAVGSLERRHKSTSRHHKKSQRSTIDGSNGATDQEGKNITENNREGEKVEHWGAFQSLLMQDRYLDSFGIEPHPPQVHRDDFTAKGYEEGRSLEFNVESEGIRKQRALANDSFIAAKRGPGNEGESRVENFEASANGHPVMNKRDSTYEELLFSQRAGESGNLPRPTVADYSTESPLIKSQKEGDWFISSQLDRDDHRDHKPFSDDYDSSLTGEHFQSEKNKKEVLADDSFMIQARPLVDDQSDSLLRTDISIAPDVIEATLYENEMREISHDKSEAFDVYEPDDLYMVLGRDSAAEHALPSWTPEMDYETNTAQDKLPSNSMGTNGKTSVNSGGKVAGKEVRSKVPNGSLGRGKSDIMSRTKKPTSASRTTLPKSKSEKEEVNRKRMEELLIQRQKRIAERNAAGSIPATSKRIPAGKVSTSTSIKNEKPKSKSPSQETKKALFRSSTIDRLATARATTKSPSTELKAAQPKKANLKANGLAQKTAGADNKKPPNTVKSDVNRKKVGTIARAEKPADLLPMQAAQSADEIDGFKDIKELHSVASTENNAGNVISAGNLDDKGCNGDSLHMDSSAPHNHSRAGDEGFSKVAPVVCEDIETSDNHGEYISETIIHPVLESPNRALNPCAVDIRENGAFSEILESPEKTEIEISTPPPDEMNPEPIHSRKKWNSEDHSPKVAKGFRKLLLFGRKGRASAAN; translated from the exons ATGGATTCGAGAACTCTTCTTGATCATGCTCTCTTTCAACTCACACCCACTAGAACAAG ATGTGATCTGGTGATTTATGCTGGTGGTGTGAATGAAAAACTGGCATCTGGGCTTTTAGAACCTTTCCTTCAACACTTAAAAACTGCTAAAGATCAGATATCGAAAGGAGGCTACTCCATTTCTCTTCGTCCTTTGTCTCCTAATGCCTTCTGGTTCACTAAAGCCACTCTGCAAAG ATTTGTGTGGTTTGTTAGCTCACCAGAAGTTCTTGAGAGATTTGTGACAATAGAGACTGAACTAGAGCAGATTGAGTGTTCAGTTCAATCAAATGAACTATTCAATGCAGATGCAGAAG GTGCTGCTGGGAATTACCAAAAGTCATCTGCCTCATCTAAG TCAAGAGAAGATCACAGTGGAGGCAGTAATGGTGTCCAGGAAGAAAACTCCAA GGTTCGTCTTCAACGTGCTTTGGAATCTAGAAAGGCTGTTCTCCGCAAAGAGCAAGCAATGGCATATGCTCGTGCCTTAGTCACTGGATTTGAACCAGACTGTATAAATGATCTTATCTTCTTTGCCGATGCTTTTGGAGCTTCACGTTTAAG GGAAGCATGCATAAATTTCATGGAATTATGCAAGAAGAAGAATCAAGATCGGCTTTGGATGGATGAACTAGCAGCAATGCAGGCATCTCAGTTGGAATTGCCTTATCTTAAGACTTCTGGCATTGTTCTGGCTGGCGAGGAAAATTACCCTGGTCAAATTGGTGGTCTCTCTGGTGGGAAGCACAGTGGTTCAATTGATGCATCTGACTCGGCTACAAGTCTTGGAAGTTTAGACCTAAACCAAG ATAGTGGTTTGCCAACATCAGCTCAGATGCAATCAACTGATGGGAAAGCTCATATGCCAATGCCATGGCCAAATCATCATCCCCAGTTCAAGCACAACTTTCAAGGTCCTGTATTTCAACAAATGTCCCCATATCAAGGCTACCTTTTTCCTGGTATGCAGGTCGGCTCTCCATATTTTCCAGGGAACATGCAATGGCCTCCAAATGTTGATGATTCTAGCTATGGTCAAGACTGGGAACCTGACAACCGTGAAAAGCATAAATCATCCTCCAGGAACAAGAAGTCTTCTCGTCAAAAAGAACTGCAAGCTTCTAATCAAGATGAATCCACTGAGCCTAGTGATTCCAGCTCAGAGACTGAATCGGATGAAAATCTGCGAAGTGGCAAAAAGCAGGCATCGGTGGATAAGATGCACAGGAAAAGGCATGGGAAGAAGTCATCACGAAAGGTTGTCATTCGCAACATCAATTACATTACTTCAACAAAAGATGGAGAAAAGGGCAGCATGTCTGGCAGCACATCTGATGAGGGTGGATTTATTGATGGAGAAGCTCTCAAGCAGCAAGTACAGGAAGCTGTTGGTTCATTAGAGAGACGGCATAAATCAACCTCTCGACATCACAAGAAATCACAGCGCAGCACTATAGATGGTTCAAATGGTGCTACTGATCAGGAAGGCAAGAACATAACTGAAAATAATCGTGAAGGAGAAAAAGTAGAGCACTGGGGTGCCTTTCAGAGCCTTCTCATGCAGGACAGATATTTGGACTCTTTTGGAATTGAACCTCATCCTCCACAGGTTCACAGAGATGACTTTACAGCTAAGGGCTATGAGGAGGGAAGGTCATTGGAATTTAACGTCGAATCTGAGGGAATAAGAAAGCAACGAGCATTAGCAAATGATTCGTTCATCGCAGCAAAGAGGGGACCTGGTAATGAAGGTGAGTCTCGCGTTGAAAACTTTGAAGCCAGTGCAAATGGCCACCCAGTGATGAATAAGAGGGATAGCACATATGAGGAGTTGTTGTTTTCTCAAAGAGCTGGAGAATCAGGGAACTTACCCCGACCTACCGTTGCTGATTATTCCACTGAATCTCCATTAATCAAAAGTCAAAAAGAAGGGGATTGGTTTATTAGCAGCCAACTGGACAGGGATGATCACAGGGACCATAAACCATTTAGTGATGATTATGATTCATCATTAACTGGTGAGCATTTCCAATCTGAGAAAAATAAGAAGGAAGTTCTAGCGGATGACTCGTTCATGATCCAAGCTCGACCGTTAGTTGATGATCAGTCTGATTCACTATTACGGACAGACATAAGCATTGCTCCAGATGTAATTGAAGCTACTCTATATGAGAATGAAATGAGAGAGATATCTCATGATAAATCTGAAGCATTTGATGTCTATGAACCAGATGACCTTTACATGGTGCTTGGGCGGGATTCAGCTGCTGAGCATGCTCTACCATCTTGGACTCCAGAGATGGATTATGAAACAAATACTGCTCAAGATAAGCTTCCTTCTAACAGTATGGGAACCAATGGCAAAACAAGTGTAAATTCTGGCGGAAAAGTTGCTGGTAAAGAAGTCAGGTCAAAAGTTCCTAACGGATCTCTTGGTAGAGGCAaatctgatatcatgtcaaggACAAAGAAACCAACTTCTGCAAGCAGAACCACACTTCCGAAGAGCAAATCCGAGAAG GAAGAAGTAAACAGGAAGAGAATGGAGGAGTTATTGATTCAACGTCAGAAGAGAATAGCGGAAAGGAATGCTGCTGGCAGTATTCCGGCGACATCTAAGAGAATCCCTGCAGGGAAAGTATCTACTTCAACTTCCATAAAGAATGAGAAGCCTAAAAGCAAATCTCCAAGCCAAGAGACAAAGAAAGCACTCTTTAGAAGTTCCACCATTGATCGCCTTGCTACTGCTCGGGCAACCACAAAGTCGCCATCAACTGAATTGAAAGCTGCCCAACCCAAAAAGGCAAACTTGAAGGCTAATGGTTTAGCTCAGAAGACTGCTGGTGCTGATAATAAGAAACCTCCGAACACAGTCAAATCTGATGTCAATAGAAAGAAGGTTGGGACAATAGCCAGAGCAGAGAAGCCTGCGGATTTATTACCTATGCAAGCAGCACAGTCTGCAgatgaaattgatggtttcaaagATATAAAGGAGTTACACAGTGTTGCTTCTACAGAGAATAATGCAGGAAATGTGATTTCAGCTGGTAACTTGGATGATAAAGGCTGCAATGGTGATTCACTCCACATGGACTCATCTGCCCCACATAATCACTCTAGAGCAGGTGACGAGGGGTTCTCTAAAGTAGCTCCAGTAGTTTGTGAAGACATAGAAACTTCTGATAATCATGGTGAGTACATATCTGAAACAATAATACATCCTGTGCTAGAGTCACCAAACAGGGCTCTGAACCCATGCGCTGTGGATATCAGAGAAAATGGTGCTTTCAGTGAAATTTTGGAGTCACCCGAAAAAACTGAAATAGAAATATCGACCCCACCACCTGATGAAATGAACCCAGAACCAATCCACTCCAGGAAGAAATGGAACAGTGAAGATCACTCTCCTAAAGTAGCAAAAGGGTTTAGAAAGCTTCTTTTGTTTGGAAGGAAAGGTCGAGCCTCTGCTGCAAACTGA